In one Haloplanus salinus genomic region, the following are encoded:
- the trxA gene encoding thioredoxin: protein MSKSTAEGEPIHVEDADHLDELVAENAVVLVDYYADWCGPCKMLEPTVEEIAAETEAVVLKVDIDELQALAQDRGIRSVPTLEFYANGEQAERLIGVQDKTDLVDMIDDLS, encoded by the coding sequence ATGAGCAAGTCGACCGCGGAGGGGGAACCCATCCACGTCGAAGACGCCGACCACCTAGACGAACTCGTCGCCGAGAACGCCGTCGTTCTCGTCGACTACTACGCCGACTGGTGTGGCCCCTGCAAGATGCTGGAGCCGACGGTCGAGGAGATAGCGGCCGAAACCGAGGCGGTCGTCCTGAAAGTCGACATCGACGAACTGCAGGCGCTCGCCCAGGACCGGGGCATCCGGAGCGTCCCGACGCTGGAGTTCTACGCGAACGGCGAGCAGGCCGAGCGACTCATCGGCGTGCAGGACAAGACGGACCTCGTCGACATGATCGACGACCTCTCCTAA
- a CDS encoding TrmB family transcriptional regulator, with translation MNRNPNRRTAAELLQEFGFKEYEARCFVALSRRPRGTAKQISETSGVPRTRVYDALGALETKGLVEVQHTSPKQFRAVSIDEAIGTIRAEYEARTEALRTALESVDRIDDADEVEVTHEVWSLSGTASIDGRVEQLIDEADGEVIVVSRHGSTFSEALLDRLRAASDRGVAVVVGTWDESMRERIEADLPDAEVFVSGIETLTGSPFPDDDTDLGRLLLVDQSTTLVSSFTGGDDDDGHERAVFGRGFDNGLVAVVRRLMAMGFTEPLVVGG, from the coding sequence ATGAACCGGAATCCGAATCGGCGGACCGCGGCCGAACTGCTACAGGAGTTTGGGTTCAAGGAGTACGAGGCCCGGTGTTTCGTGGCGTTGTCGCGCCGACCACGGGGGACGGCAAAGCAGATCAGCGAAACGTCGGGCGTTCCCCGGACCCGCGTCTACGACGCGCTCGGGGCGCTGGAGACGAAGGGGCTGGTCGAGGTACAACATACGAGTCCCAAGCAGTTCCGGGCCGTCTCTATCGACGAGGCCATCGGAACGATCCGCGCCGAGTACGAGGCGCGGACCGAGGCGCTCCGGACCGCGCTCGAGAGTGTCGACCGGATCGACGACGCCGACGAGGTGGAGGTGACCCACGAGGTCTGGTCGCTGTCGGGGACGGCGAGCATCGACGGCCGAGTCGAACAGCTGATCGACGAGGCCGACGGGGAGGTGATCGTCGTCAGTCGCCACGGGTCGACGTTCTCCGAGGCACTGCTCGACCGTCTCCGGGCGGCCAGCGACCGCGGGGTTGCCGTCGTCGTCGGGACGTGGGACGAGTCGATGCGCGAGCGGATCGAGGCCGACCTCCCGGACGCGGAGGTGTTCGTCTCGGGCATCGAGACGCTCACCGGATCGCCGTTCCCCGACGACGACACCGACCTCGGACGCCTCCTGCTGGTCGATCAGTCGACGACCCTCGTGAGTTCGTTCACCGGCGGCGACGACGACGACGGTCACGAACGGGCCGTGTTCGGCCGGGGCTTCGACAACGGGCTAGTAGCGGTGGTACGGCGGCTGATGGCGATGGGGTTCACCGAACCCCTCGTCGTCGGAGGGTGA
- a CDS encoding 2,5-diamino-6-(ribosylamino)-4(3H)-pyrimidinone 5'-phosphate reductase, whose translation MEVVVNAATSVDGKLSTHERRQVRISGDADFDRVDRLRASADAVLVGVGTVLADDPHLGVKSEDRRVERLRSGRPANPARVVADSRARTPPDATLLNDDAETYLLVSGAAPTDRLAALRDAGATVIEAGDARVDLPAALGALETEGVGRLLAEGGGELIYSLFAADLVDELSVFVGSLVVGGRDAPTLADGEGFVESFPTLDLRTVDRLDDGVVLTYEVG comes from the coding sequence ATGGAAGTCGTCGTCAACGCGGCGACGAGCGTGGACGGGAAGCTCTCGACCCACGAGCGTCGACAGGTTCGGATCTCCGGCGATGCGGATTTCGACCGCGTCGATCGCCTGCGTGCGTCGGCCGACGCCGTCCTCGTCGGCGTCGGGACGGTGCTCGCTGACGACCCGCATCTCGGCGTCAAATCGGAGGACCGACGGGTCGAGCGCCTGCGCAGCGGTCGCCCCGCCAACCCGGCGCGGGTCGTCGCCGACTCCCGCGCCCGAACGCCGCCGGACGCGACGCTATTGAACGACGACGCCGAGACGTATCTCCTGGTGTCGGGGGCGGCGCCCACGGACCGACTCGCGGCCCTGCGTGACGCGGGCGCGACGGTGATCGAAGCGGGCGACGCGCGGGTCGACCTGCCCGCCGCACTCGGCGCCCTCGAAACCGAGGGCGTAGGGCGACTGCTCGCCGAGGGCGGGGGCGAACTCATCTACTCGCTGTTCGCGGCCGACCTCGTCGACGAGTTGAGCGTCTTCGTCGGGTCGCTCGTCGTCGGGGGCCGGGACGCGCCGACCCTCGCCGACGGCGAGGGGTTCGTCGAGAGCTTCCCGACGCTCGACCTCCGGACCGTCGACCGACTCGACGACGGCGTCGTGCTCACGTACGAGGTCGGCTGA
- a CDS encoding RPA family protein, with the protein MSATDDGPGRREVAYRLFAAEFDDATLSYAESDEERAPKYVVTPTGARVNRLFAVGVLTEVEPVNDDVLRARVVDPTGAFVSYAGQYQPDAAAFFERTDPPAFVALTGKARTFQPEDSDRVYTSVRPESVSTVDAETRDRWTVSTAEATLRRVAAMTDALAMEDRGDELEAALLDRGYEESLAAGIPVALDHYGTTVAYLDAVREIALDALDVVAGERDEVRALDVAPDDAGTTSLGPLPDAVRRASTADASDPSESAAARPTTTEPTSTPSDATTTEPTSTPSDATADESTSTPSDATADEPTSTPSDATTTEPTSTPSDATADESTSTPSDATTTESTSTPSDATADESTTDDALGDFDAGDGDIGDFDAGDGDIGDFDDDGDLYELDEEERREVEEEFDVGFESGAEVGDPGEAGIDVPGPEELDDAVPADDAGSAPDADGDAGGADADLEAAAVDADADADADADLEAAAVDAMSDLDDGDGAPHDEVVAAVVEEHGADPGAVADAIEDALMSGKCYEPSEDRLKAI; encoded by the coding sequence ATGAGCGCCACCGACGACGGCCCCGGGCGCCGCGAGGTGGCGTACCGCCTCTTCGCCGCCGAATTCGACGACGCCACCCTCTCCTACGCCGAGAGCGACGAGGAGCGGGCGCCGAAGTACGTCGTCACGCCGACCGGCGCGCGGGTGAACCGGCTGTTCGCCGTCGGCGTCCTCACCGAGGTAGAGCCAGTCAACGACGACGTGCTCCGCGCTCGCGTCGTCGACCCCACCGGCGCGTTCGTCTCCTACGCCGGGCAGTACCAGCCCGACGCAGCGGCCTTCTTCGAACGGACCGACCCACCGGCCTTCGTCGCGCTCACCGGCAAGGCCCGAACCTTCCAGCCCGAGGACAGCGACCGGGTGTACACCTCCGTCCGTCCGGAGAGCGTCTCGACCGTCGACGCCGAGACGCGCGACCGATGGACCGTCTCGACGGCCGAAGCGACGCTCCGTCGCGTCGCGGCGATGACCGACGCCCTCGCGATGGAGGACCGGGGCGACGAGTTGGAGGCGGCCCTGTTGGACCGTGGCTACGAGGAGTCGCTCGCGGCGGGCATCCCGGTCGCCCTCGACCACTACGGAACGACCGTCGCTTACCTCGACGCAGTGCGGGAAATCGCCCTCGACGCCCTCGACGTCGTCGCCGGCGAACGCGACGAGGTGCGGGCGCTCGACGTGGCGCCCGACGACGCCGGCACTACGTCGCTCGGCCCGCTCCCGGACGCCGTTCGGCGGGCGTCGACGGCCGACGCCTCGGACCCCTCCGAGTCGGCAGCGGCTCGGCCGACGACGACCGAACCGACTTCGACACCGAGCGACGCGACGACGACCGAACCGACTTCGACACCGAGCGACGCGACGGCGGACGAATCGACTTCGACACCGAGCGACGCGACGGCGGACGAACCGACCTCGACACCGAGCGACGCGACGACGACCGAACCGACTTCGACACCGAGCGACGCGACGGCGGACGAATCGACTTCGACACCGAGCGACGCGACGACGACCGAATCGACCTCGACACCGAGCGACGCGACGGCGGACGAATCGACGACCGACGACGCCCTCGGCGACTTCGACGCCGGTGACGGGGACATCGGCGACTTCGACGCCGGTGACGGGGACATCGGCGACTTCGACGACGACGGCGACCTCTACGAACTCGACGAGGAGGAACGCCGGGAGGTCGAGGAGGAGTTCGACGTGGGCTTCGAGAGCGGCGCCGAGGTGGGCGACCCGGGGGAGGCCGGCATCGACGTGCCGGGACCGGAGGAGTTGGACGACGCGGTGCCGGCCGACGACGCCGGCTCGGCGCCCGATGCCGATGGCGACGCCGGCGGTGCTGACGCGGACCTCGAAGCCGCGGCCGTCGACGCCGACGCCGACGCCGACGCCGACGCGGACCTCGAAGCCGCGGCCGTCGACGCCATGTCCGACCTCGACGACGGCGACGGTGCCCCCCACGACGAGGTGGTCGCCGCGGTGGTCGAGGAACACGGCGCCGATCCGGGTGCCGTCGCCGACGCCATCGAGGACGCGCTGATGAGCGGGAAATGTTACGAGCCGAGCGAGGATCGGCTCAAGGCGATCTGA
- a CDS encoding FUN14 domain-containing protein gives MDWFLIGLQLGIDPQQLGLEFGGGAVIGGIIGFAAKKLAKVIAIIVGLELALFKFLESRGILTVDWAALSAGILRTGEGAASSGPPGWASTILSTLSVSAGFTGGFLLGFRRG, from the coding sequence ATGGACTGGTTTCTGATCGGCCTACAACTGGGGATCGACCCCCAACAACTGGGGTTGGAGTTCGGTGGCGGCGCCGTCATCGGTGGCATCATCGGCTTCGCGGCGAAGAAACTGGCGAAGGTCATCGCGATCATCGTCGGCCTCGAACTCGCGCTGTTCAAGTTCTTGGAGTCGCGTGGCATCCTCACCGTCGACTGGGCGGCGCTATCGGCCGGAATCCTGCGAACGGGCGAGGGCGCAGCGTCGAGCGGCCCGCCCGGCTGGGCGTCGACCATTCTCTCGACGCTCTCGGTGTCGGCCGGCTTCACTGGCGGCTTCCTCCTCGGCTTCCGGCGGGGATAG
- a CDS encoding Single-stranded DNA binding protein yields the protein MNVDDHAEELASDLGVDKAEVKEDLESLLEYNVPVEEATASIRRKHGGDGGAASSAPTAKPVADVTPDDGAVTATVRVLTKGTRSIRYQGEDQVIREGEFADDTGRISYTAWEAFDFEPGDSVTVGNANVREWEGRPELNLGTNTTVAAASEPVETPYAVGGDRDLVDLEPGDRGRAVEVAVQELDRRTIDGRDGETEILSGVVADETARLPLTDWDPHADVEEGAALRLADVYVREYRGVPQVNITEFSTVRRLEREITAPATAPRMGVGEAVDSGGLFDVALVGNVIEVRDGSGLIERCPECGRVVQNGQCRAHGDVEGEDDLRVKAILDDGTGTVTVVLDTDLTAEVYGGGVEDAKAAARDAMDKEVVADEIRDRIVGREYRVRGSLSVDEYGANLDADEFAESADDPADRASELLAGVAR from the coding sequence ATGAACGTCGACGATCATGCCGAGGAACTCGCCTCCGACCTCGGCGTAGACAAAGCGGAGGTCAAAGAGGACCTGGAGAGCCTGCTGGAGTACAACGTCCCGGTCGAGGAAGCCACGGCGAGCATCCGCCGCAAGCACGGCGGCGACGGCGGAGCCGCGTCGTCGGCGCCGACGGCCAAACCCGTTGCCGACGTGACGCCCGACGACGGCGCCGTCACCGCGACGGTTCGGGTGCTCACGAAGGGCACCCGGTCCATCCGCTACCAGGGCGAGGACCAGGTGATCCGCGAGGGCGAGTTCGCGGACGACACCGGCCGCATCTCCTACACGGCGTGGGAGGCGTTCGACTTCGAACCCGGCGACTCGGTCACCGTCGGCAACGCGAACGTCCGCGAGTGGGAGGGCCGGCCCGAACTGAACCTGGGGACGAACACCACCGTCGCCGCGGCGTCGGAGCCGGTCGAGACGCCGTACGCGGTGGGCGGCGACCGCGACCTGGTCGACCTCGAACCCGGCGACCGTGGGCGGGCCGTCGAGGTGGCGGTACAGGAACTCGACCGCCGCACCATCGACGGGCGCGACGGCGAGACGGAGATCCTCTCTGGCGTCGTCGCCGACGAGACGGCGCGGCTCCCGCTGACCGACTGGGACCCCCACGCCGACGTCGAGGAGGGGGCGGCCCTCCGCCTCGCGGACGTGTACGTCCGCGAGTATCGCGGCGTCCCCCAAGTGAACATCACGGAGTTCTCGACGGTCCGGCGGCTGGAGCGCGAGATCACCGCCCCCGCCACGGCGCCGCGCATGGGCGTCGGCGAGGCCGTCGACTCGGGCGGCCTGTTCGACGTGGCGCTCGTGGGCAACGTCATCGAGGTTCGCGACGGCTCCGGCCTGATCGAGCGGTGTCCGGAGTGTGGCCGCGTCGTCCAGAACGGGCAGTGTCGCGCCCACGGCGACGTCGAGGGTGAGGACGACCTGCGGGTGAAGGCCATCCTCGACGACGGGACGGGGACGGTGACGGTCGTCCTCGACACCGACCTGACCGCCGAAGTGTACGGCGGCGGGGTCGAGGACGCCAAGGCCGCCGCCCGCGACGCGATGGACAAGGAAGTCGTCGCCGACGAGATCCGTGACCGCATCGTTGGCCGCGAGTACCGCGTCCGCGGCTCGCTCTCGGTCGACGAGTACGGCGCCAACCTCGACGCCGACGAGTTCGCGGAGAGCGCGGACGACCCAGCGGACCGGGCGAGCGAACTCCTCGCGGGGGTGGCGCGATGA
- a CDS encoding ribosome assembly factor SBDS, which produces MISLDEAVTARLESHGERFEVLIDPDAALAIKRGEFEGDLEDVIAAEDVFEDASRGDRPAENDLEEVFGTTDPLEIIPEVVERGEIQITADQRREMQEQKRKQLINRIARNAVNPQMDDAPHPPERIERALEEAGFRVDPMERVETQVDDALDVLRPVIPIRFAEMTVAVQVPADKAGSAQARIRGFGDLDREEWQADGSWIGVLTFPAGMQNDFYDLVNEVTSGEAETRIVKDEDDLNVR; this is translated from the coding sequence ATGATTTCACTGGACGAGGCCGTCACCGCCCGCCTCGAATCCCACGGCGAGCGGTTCGAGGTGCTGATCGACCCCGACGCGGCGCTCGCGATCAAACGCGGCGAGTTCGAGGGCGACTTAGAGGACGTCATCGCCGCCGAGGACGTGTTCGAGGACGCCTCTCGGGGCGACCGCCCCGCCGAGAACGACCTGGAGGAGGTGTTCGGGACGACGGACCCCCTCGAGATCATCCCCGAGGTGGTCGAGCGCGGCGAGATACAGATCACGGCCGACCAGCGCCGCGAGATGCAAGAACAGAAGCGCAAGCAGCTGATCAACCGCATCGCGCGCAACGCGGTCAACCCGCAGATGGACGACGCCCCCCACCCGCCCGAGCGGATCGAGCGAGCGCTGGAGGAGGCGGGCTTTCGCGTCGACCCGATGGAGCGAGTCGAGACGCAGGTCGACGACGCTCTCGACGTCCTCCGGCCCGTGATCCCGATTCGCTTCGCGGAGATGACGGTCGCGGTACAGGTGCCCGCGGACAAGGCCGGGAGCGCACAGGCGAGGATCCGAGGGTTCGGCGACCTGGATCGGGAGGAGTGGCAGGCCGACGGCTCCTGGATCGGCGTGCTCACGTTCCCCGCGGGGATGCAGAACGACTTCTACGACCTGGTGAACGAGGTGACGAGCGGCGAGGCGGAGACGCGCATCGTCAAGGACGAGGACGACCTGAACGTCAGGTAG